One Paucidesulfovibrio longus DSM 6739 genomic window carries:
- a CDS encoding 2-amino-3,7-dideoxy-D-threo-hept-6-ulosonate synthase — translation MHIGKAIRLERIFNRDTGRTIVVPMDHGMTVGPIEGIEDMREAVSRIVEGGANAVLEHKGNVRCGHRAKGRDIGLIVHLSASTCMSPRPNYKGLVASVEDAICLGADAVSVHLNLGDDNETDMLRDVGRVATECNRWGMPMLAMVYARGPKVGNEYDPKVVAHCARVGTELGADVVKVNYTGDPETFSKVTDACCVPVVIAGGPKMNSTREFLQMVHDSLTAGGAGLSVGRNVFQHAEVVRLVQALSKVVHEDLDVDDALALVEK, via the coding sequence ATGCACATCGGGAAAGCGATTCGACTTGAGCGGATTTTCAACCGCGACACGGGCAGGACCATCGTGGTGCCCATGGATCACGGCATGACCGTCGGACCCATCGAGGGCATCGAGGACATGCGCGAGGCCGTGAGCAGGATCGTGGAAGGCGGGGCCAACGCCGTGCTCGAACACAAGGGCAACGTCCGCTGCGGCCACCGGGCCAAGGGCCGCGACATCGGCCTGATCGTTCATCTTTCCGCCTCCACCTGCATGTCTCCCCGTCCCAACTACAAGGGCCTCGTGGCCTCTGTCGAAGACGCCATCTGCCTCGGCGCGGACGCGGTCAGCGTGCATCTCAACCTCGGCGACGACAACGAGACGGACATGCTGCGCGACGTGGGCCGGGTGGCCACGGAGTGCAACCGCTGGGGCATGCCCATGCTGGCCATGGTCTACGCGCGCGGCCCCAAGGTCGGCAACGAGTACGATCCAAAGGTCGTGGCCCATTGCGCCCGCGTGGGCACCGAGCTCGGCGCGGACGTGGTCAAGGTCAACTACACGGGCGACCCCGAAACCTTCTCCAAGGTCACGGACGCCTGCTGCGTGCCCGTGGTCATCGCGGGCGGACCCAAGATGAACAGCACGCGCGAATTTTTGCAGATGGTGCACGACTCCCTGACCGCAGGCGGCGCGGGCCTTTCCGTGGGGCGCAACGTCTTCCAGCACGCCGAGGTGGTCCGGCTGGTCCAGGCCCTGTCCAAGGTGGTCCACGAGGATCTGGATGTGGACGATGCCCTTGCCCTGGTCGAAAAATAG